CGCGATTGCCCGACACTCTGACGGCGATCTGCTTGCCGTCCACGACGAACGGCCAGTTCGTGAACGGCGCATCGGGCCGCTCGAGAATCAGGCAATTATGCGAGGACAGTTGCGACGGATGCATCGGCTTGCCATGCGTCGCCCAATAGGACGGCGCGGCGCACACGACGCGCGGCCCCGTCAACAGCAGGCGCGCCTTGAGCCGCGAATCGATCAGCGGACCGTTACGTAGCGCAAGATCCAGGTGCTGATCGACCAGATCGACCACCCCGTCCGTTAGCAACAGCGACACCTGAACCTGCGGATACAGGCTCATGAACTTGTCGAGCAAAGGCACGACGCGCGTGCGGCCGAAATCGGTGCTGGCCGTCAGCCGGACCGGTCCGTGCAACGGACCGTCCTCGCGCAGACTCAGGATCGCCGCATCCCAATCGGCAAGCACGCGGCGCGCGTCGTCGAGAAAGCGCTGCCCTTCATGCGTAAAAGCGAGGCGTCGTGTGGTGCGCATGATCAGGCGCGCGCCGACTTCTTCTTCAAGCTTCTGCAACGCGAGCGTCACCGTCGATGTCGATACCGTGCTCTTTCGCGCGGCCGCGGAAAAGCTCCCGGCTTCGGCGATTTCGACAAACAGCCTTAACGCGTCAAGCCGGTCCATCTTCGTGTCCGTTCGAAAGTGCTGGCAATATGGAGTTGTTTCGATTCGGCGGCCATGCTCCTATACGCGCACGCATATAACGGCAGTGGCGCGCCCCTGCACGTCACGAATCGACTCCTGAGTATCGAACACTTTGATCGGTGTCTAACGACAAACTAGCGCCCAAATCCGTCCATAACGCCACAGCGTGTACGCGTGTGCTATGACGCCAGGCACATCACGTCCTGCGCGCGGCCCGCATCATGAACACGTACAGCAATGCGCCCGCCACGGCGCCGATCAGCCAGCCGAAGTTGTTTTCGGGCAGAACATGCAGAAGTTGCGTGCACAATTCCCAGCCGATCGAAATGCAGCCCGACAGCAATAGCGCTGCAACGCCTACGCGATTCCAGCCGCCGTCGTAATAGAAGCGGCCCGTCGAGGCCATCGTGTACAACTCGGCAGTTTGTACCTGCTGCTTCTTGATCAGATAGAAGTCGGCCATCATCACGCCGTAAAGCGGGGCAAGCACCGCGCCGAATACGCTGACGAAAATCGTAATGGCCTTCGGGCTGTCGACGAATATCCACGGGCAAACGACTACGGCAAGAATCGACGCGATCAATCCGCCGCGCTTGAAGTCGACATGCTTGGGGAAGAGGTTCGCGAGATCGTAAGCAGGCGAGACGAAATTGGCGACAATGTTGATGCCCATTGTCGCCACGATGAACGTGAGACTGCCGATCACCACGGCCACTTTATTCTGGATGTGGGCGACGATCGCAACCGGGTCCATGATCATCGAGCCGAACACGCTTGCGCTGCCCGACGTCACGATCACCGTGATGATCGCGAAGACGATGAAGTTGACGGGCAGCCCCAGGAAATTGCCGACCTTCATTTGATGCTCGCTCTTCGCAAAGCGCGAGAAGTCGCCGAAATTCAACAGCAGCGCGGCGAAATAACTGACGACGAGCAGCACTGCATTGCCCATGCCCGCGAACTGCTCCGAGCCCGTTAGCGTTTTGCCGCCAAGCGTCAGACTCAGGCTGCCAAGTCCCGCTTGCGAAAGAATCCACGCCATCAGCGCGAACATCACGACATAGACAGCGGGACCGCAAAAGTCGATGAACTTGCGGATCGTCTCCATGCCTCGCTGAAAAATGATCAGCTGGAAGATCCACATGAAGAGGAAGCTCACCCAGCCCAAACCGTCGAGGCTCAGGAAGCTGACGTTGCGCAACGCGGCCGATGCAGGGATGAACAAAAGCAGCAGTGTCGCCACTGCTTTGGATGCGAAGTAGGTCTGCACGCCGTACCAGACGATACCGACCACGCCGCGGATCACGGCCGCGAGGTTCGCGCCCATCACGCCCATGCTGACGCGCGCCATCACGGGAAACGGAATACCGTGCATATAGCTCGGTTTGCCGACCCAGTTCATCAGCACGTAGACGATGAGAATGCCGACCGTCAGCGCAATCAGCACCTGCCAGCCGGAAATGCCGAGTAGAAAGAGACTTGCCGCGAACGTATAGCCGCCGACGCTATGCACGTCGGACATCCACATCGCGAAGATGCTGTAGCCCGTCCACGTGCGCCGCGTGTGGGGCACGGGCGCAAGGTCGCGATTGTGCAAGCGCGAATCGGCCTGCTCGATGGAATCGCCGACGCCGTGCGGCGCATCGAAAAGCGGTGACGTGGACATGGCTCCCCCTGCTGAAAGACGCATGGCCGTCTTCCGAAGACCGCCATGACTTGACGATGCGACGTAGCGCGCAGGCACGGTCTACCGCAAAACCCGAATGAAATCGCGATTCGCGACGAAGGGTCTTATGTCTGCAATATAGATTGTTTTAGTAATAAAAGCGCTTGTCGATGCTGTCAAAAAAGCGCGGCGTCGAAGTTGAGCGGCAAGGAGGAAGAAGGCGGGAGGTGAATGCTTCCGTGACCGATGAACGCGTCGCACGGCGTGGGTTTCGCCGCTGACCGTCCCTGTCGGCGCCATCTTGCGAATGACGCGACGCCCGCTGGCGGAGGGTAATCCGCCGTTCGTTCCGGGCAAGGAAGCATGGTGAAGAATATACCGGTCAATGCCCGGAACAGGGTTTCTGATTGCGTATCAAGACCGGCACAAAACGGAATAATGTCCATGTAAAATCAGAAACACCTGAACATTCTTCTGCCGAACATCATGCAAGCACGCAATCGTCCATTGGACAACCAGGATCGCGCGATCATGCGCGCGTTGCAAAAGAACGCCCGGCTGTCGAATGCGGAACTCGCCGAACTCGTCGGCATGTCGACGACTGCGTGCTGGAATCGCACGCGCCAACTGGAAACCGACGGCTATATCCGTGGATACGTCGCGTTGCTCGATCAGCAAAAGCTCGGCTTTGCGGATGTCGTGCTGATCGAAGTCACGCTCGACCGGCACGACGACGACGCACTGGCGCGCTTCGGCGACGAACTCGCGACGCTGCCCGAAGTACTCGAGGCGTATCTCGTGTCGGGCGAGTACGACTATCTGATCAAGGTCGCGGTCGACGGCACGGCGGGTTATGAGCGGTTCCTGCGCGAAAAGCTCTACAAGATCTCCGGCATTCGTCACAGCCGCTCGATGTTCGCGCTGCGCTGCATGAAGAACATTCCGTCAGTGCAGGTTTGATTTTGACGGCGCGCGTCGCTAGCTTCATGGCCCGAACTGCCCGAAATACGTTTCGCGTTCGACGATAACGAGCGCCGCGCGCTTGTGCGGAAAGTCGAACTCCTTCAGCGTATAAGCGCCCAGCCGATGCATCCACGCAATATGACGCGTGTGATCGATGCGCGGCTCGCCGACCAGGCGTTGCGTGCGCGGATCGTCGATAAACATGTAGTGCAGGATGCCGTTGAACCATGCGCGCAATTTTCCTGTGCTTTGGTAGTCGCTGTTACCGACGAGCAGATGCAGGCCGCGATCGAAATCGCCGGCATCGTAGAACGGCGCAATGCGGTCCTCTTTCGCCCAGTACACCTCGAAGTACGCGAACGGCACATCGTCGAAACAGCCGATCAGCGGATGCACATGCGGATCCGCGCATTGCTCGGTCAGATACGCCGCATGCTGCTCGCGCGTGCCCTTGAAGTCCCAGAAGTGCGCGACGCGATCGAGGTTCTGCCAATAGTGAAAGATGTCGGTGTCGCGCTCCACATTCACCGTGCGCAAGCTGAACGTCATGCCGACAGTCGGCATGAAACGCCGATACACGACGCCCTCGGGCTTCGGTGCTCGCACGGGATGCCGCCGATTGTGATGCAGTGTGTAGCGCACCGGCGTGCCCGCCGAAGAAGGCGCGGCGAGCCACAACGACGGTTGCTGCCAGAAGGTCGCGCGCGAAGTCGTGAGCCGTAGCGTCGAGCCTTCGCGTGCCGCCGTGTCGACGATGCCCTCGCGAATCGCGCGCGTGACGAACGCCTGTGCTGCGTGATCGTCGAGTTCGAACGGCACGTTCAGCGACACCTGCTGCCGCTTCGCATCGCGGCAAAAAACCTCCGCGAGCGCGGGCAACAACTGCTCGGGCGCCGCATCGCGCGGCCACGCCGTCAGTGCAAAACCGTCGGGCGTCGGAACGAGTTCCTCAAAGGCCACGCGAGCGTTCATGCTTGTCTTCCTTTCCTCAAATGATGCAGATGATTCGATAACCGATGCGCTTACCAGTCGTAGCGCGCTGTCGCCAGCACCGTGCGCTGGTTGCCGTAGAAACACGCGAACGCACTCTGGCAACCCGTCACATAGCGGCGGTTGAAAATGTTCGTCGCGTTGACCGCGAAGCGCCATTTGCTGATGTCATAGTGCACGGCCGCGTCGTACACGGTATAGCCGGGCACATGCAGCGAGTTGTCCGACGCACCCGCGCTATAGCTCGTGTAACGCAAACCGCCGCCGAAACCGAGGCCCGTCAGCGGTCCCGTATGCCACGTCCAGTCCGCCCATAGCGAAGCCGTCTGACGCGGCAACGGAATCGCCACCGGCCACTTGTTCAGCGAATCGTCGTTGGCCTTGATGTTCTTCACGTCCTGATACGCATACGACGCGATGATGCTCAGGTCGCGCGTCACGTTGCCGACGGCACTGAACTCGATGCCGCGCGAACGCACCTCGCCCGTCTGCACGCTGAATGTGCCCGTTGGATCGTTCGGATCGGGCGTCGTGACGTTGGTCTGGTTGATCTGATAGATCGCGGCGTTCAACATCAGGTTCTTGTTGAACGGCTGCCAGCGCAAGCCGAGTTCGATCTGCTTGCCCTTGGTCGGCTCAAACGGCGTGCCATCGGGATTGACGCCAATGACGGGATTGAACGACGTCGCATAGCTGATATACGGCGACAGCCCGTAATCGCCCAGATACACGGCGCCCACGCGATACGTGAACGCGTGATCGTTCTGCCTGTGCTCTGTGTTCGCGACAGTATCCGTCGTCGTATTGCGGCTCCAGTCTTCGCGGCCGCCAATCGTGAAGACGATGCGCGGCGTCAGCTTGATCTGGTCCTGCGCATAGACGCCGTAGCTGTCGAGCTTCGTTTTCGTATCGCTATAGCCGAACGAATTCGGTCCCGAGAAGATGTCCGACGTCACCGGAATGTAGACGGGGTTGAACATGTTCAGACTCGGCGCAAGCGCGAGCTGTTCGCTATCCGTCGACAGTTGCCGGTTGTACTCGAACCCGACCAGCACCGTATGATCGATCGACCCAGTGCGAAATTTCGCTTGCGCCTGATTGTCGATGTCGAAGCGCGAATAGTTCGGCTGGAACAGACCCGCATAGCGCGTGAGCGACGCTTCCGTCGGATCGGTGGGATCGAGACCGCCGCCATACACCGTCGAGTTGTTCAGCGACAGATGCATATAGCGCGTGTTCTGACGGAACGTCCACACCGGATTGAAGTGATGCTCGAAGTTGTAGCCGACCGACCATTGCCGCTTGTCGTAACGCGCGAAGTTGCCGTCGCCCGTATAGAGGTCGTTCGAAATCACGCCGTTCGGGTTCGGCAGTATCGTGCCGGATGCGGGCAGGAAGTTATCTGACACATCAGAGTTATCGCGCAGATACGTGGCGTAAAGCGTCAACGCGGTATCGGCCGTGGGTTGCCATTTGATCGACGGCGCGAGCATCAGGCGTTGATCCGCGTTCGGACCTGTCGGCATGTTGCCGTCGCGTCCCACGCCGACGAAGCGATACGTCAGCGTGCCTTCCTTGTCGATCTTGCCGCCGAGGTCGATGCCGATCTGCTTGCGCGCATCGGTGCCGATCTGCAACTCGATTTCGCGGATACGTTCGGCTGTCGGCTGCTTCGTCTGGATATCGACGAGCGAACCGGGATCGCCTTGACCGTATAGCACGGATGTCGGTCCACGCAACACCGTGATGCTTTCGACCTGATACGGATCGACACGCCAGCTCGCCAGATTCAGCGTATTGGGCACTTGCAGCCCATCGACGAACACGCTCGGCGTAAAGCCGCGAATGGCCGTGTACCAGTCGGAGCGCGTACTCGCGCCATACGACGAAAAGCCCGGCACATAACGCAGCGCCTGATTGATCGACGTCGCGCCCTGGTCTTCGATCTGCGCGGCGGTAACGACGTTCACCGTCTGCGGCACTTCATCGAGCGGCGTATCCGTCTTCGTCGCCGTCGACGTGCGATGCGCGACGAAGCCTTCCGTATCGCCCGCCGCTGCGCCTTGCACTTTCACGGCGGGTAGTGTCGTACCCGTTGCGTGATCCGTTGTTGCGTTCGATTGAGCATTGCCCTGCGCGCTGTTCTGATTATCCGGCGACTGTTGTGCCTGAGCGTAACCCGTCGCCGCAGCGAAGAAAGTCATGCTGGCTGCCGCAGCAATGGCACGCCGTTGCGTGCCTTTGACCCACTCCATCTAATACCTCGGAAAGTTTTCATGCAGCGCATCGCGCCGCTTGTTGTTGTCAAAGAGCGAATGCCATGCGGCCGCCGCTCACCCCGGTTTGCGCCCCTGTCTGCGCTTGCACTGCAAAACTGTTGTCGTTATTGCCCGCTTCGAGCGAGCCGGCGATCTCGTCTGCACGGCGCGCGAGCACCGAAAGCAGCGTGTCGCTCAAGCCATGGCTGTCTTCGCAGCAGCCTTGCAGATAGATGCGTGGCTGAAAATGCGCGGGCGTCGCGAGCAGATAGTCGCGCGCGACTTCGCATTGCTCGACGGGTTTGCCCAATGCTTCCGCAAGCGGATCGAGCAGCGTGTGATGCGCATCGCGCCGATAGCCCGTCGCCAGCACCACGACATCGAAGCGTTCCACCGCTGCATCGCCATCCATGCGGTCGCGCACACGCATTTCGATTTCGTTGCCGTCAACGGCTTGCACCTCGCGCACGGATTCGATCGCGCAGTTGTTCAACAGACGATGCCGCGATGCGCCGCTCACGTTCTGCACGTAGAGCAGTTCGAAGATCTGTTCGATCAACGGGCGATCGACTACCGAATAGTTCGTGTCGCGGAACGTATCGAGCAACGAACGGCGCGCGTCTTTAGGCTGCGAATAGATGAGATCCGTGAACGACGGATTGAAAATCTCATTGACGAACGGACTGTCGTCGGCGGGCTTCAACGCGGGCGCGCGCATCATCAAGGTTGCGTCGACGTGCGGGAAGCGGCGCGTCAGATCAATGAATACTTCGGCTGCGCTCTGACCGCTGCCGACGACGGCAACACGTTTGCGCTGCGCCATCTCGCGCGTTCCGTCGCCGACGAGATCGCCAATCGACGTGAGATAGCTCGACGAGTGAATCACGGCGGCATCGCGCAACGCCTCGAATGCAGCGGGAATCTGCGGCACGCCGCCCATGCCGACGGACAACGCGCGCGTCAGGCGATGACGTTCCTTGCCTTGCGCATCGCGCGAATGCACACGCAGATGCGCGACGGTGCGCGCATCGTTCGCGTCGGCCACGGGTTCGATCTTCGTCACCGATTCGCCGTAATGCACCTGATCGTCAAATGCACTTGCCACCCAGCGCAGGTAATCATGAAACTCGATACGCGTCGGATAGAAGTTCTTCAGATTGACGAAATCCTGCAGACGGCCACGCTCGAACAGATAGTTGATGAACGTGAAGCGGCTCTTCGGATCGCGCAGCGTGACGAGATCCTTGAGAAAAGAAATCTGCATGCGGCTGTCGTCGAGCAGCATGCCGCGATGCCAGCCGAATTCCGGCTGCCGTTCGATAAAGCAGTGCGCGGCCGGCGCACTGCCGTTCTCCGCGAGGCGCACGGCCAGCGCGAGATTCGACGGCCCGAAGCCGACGCCGATCAGATCGTGAATGTGTTCCCGTTGATTCATCAATTGAGTCATCAAATGTCTCCCTTCTACCAATGGCGACGTACGTTGTGGGGGCGATACGAAACGCGACGCGACATCACAGATGCCTGCCGTCGAAGAACGCTTCGCGGATGACACGCATCAGCAGCGCCCGTTTGTGTGGAAAATCGAAATGCGCGATGCTCGAAAAGCCATGCTGTTTCAGGAAGTCGATCATGCGAACGTTGTCGTGACGCGGCTCGCAGACCACCGCCTGCGTGCGCGGATCATCGAGAAAGAGGTAATGCACGAGCGACGGCAGCCATGCCGCAACACACGCCGCACCGCGCCAGCGCGTATCGCCGACGAGCATGTGCAAGCCGCGCTCGAAATCCGTCGATGCTGCGAACGGCGCAATGCGGTCTTCCTTCGCCCAATAAGCCTCGAAGTAACCGAACGGCTCGCCGTCGAATGCGCCGATTAACGGATGCATATGCGGCGTCGACAACACGCGTTCGAGATACGCGCGATGCGCGTCGAGCGTCCCCGCTTCGCCCCAGAAAGCGTTGACGCGCGGCTCGTTCATCCACGCGTGCAGATGCTCGAGGTCTTGCGCGACGGACGCCGTACGCAACGTGAAGCGATGCCCGAACTCCTGCACATCACGCGCATAAACGACGCCGTCGACATAAGGCGCGCGCCGCGGATGCCGCGCGCCATCCGTCATCGCATAAGAGAGCGCCGCGACGGGCGCCGATGCAGCGCGCGTGAGCCACAAATCCGGCTGCTGCGCCCACGCGTCGCGCATGCAGACGTTTTGCAACGTCAGCACGCCGCTGTAACGCAGTGCATCGAGTGCATCACGCTGCAGCTTGCCAATATCGAGTGCAATGCTCTTGCTGTCGCGACTCGCGCCGAACGCCGCGCGCAACGCGGCCAATATCGCGCGACGTTGTCCGAGCGGCGAAATGCCCTTGCACCATTCGACGATGTGCATCCCGTCTTCGCGCGTCCAGCGTGCATGCAACACGATGCCTTCCGCGCGGCCATCCTCCGCGACCGTGATCGCATCGCCCTCCAGATACGCCGCCAGCGACGGCTGCTTGAGCATGTTCATATCGTCCCGTGTGAAATCAGCGTGCATCGCGCACCTCCGTAGCCGTTTCGCGTGCTTCGCGTTCGATGTTCGCGTCGAGTCGTTGCGCGAGCGCGCCCGCAAGGTCCGCCAGCGTTTGATGAACGAACACGTCGTCGATCGTGATGCCGTACCCTGCCGCATTCGCGGCATCGACGAAACGCACCACGTCGAACGAGGTCGCGCCTGCTTCGAATACGTTGTCGTCGATGCCGGGCGCTTCGCCGTCGAATGTATGAGCCCATATGCGTGCCAGCGTCTGCGTGAGTTGCGCGGCACGCGGCGACGGTGCGCGAGTCGCGCTATTTGTCTTGATGCGATCCGGACTGTGCGTGTCGCCCGAAATGACAATCGCTTCATCCGGCGCGTCAATAAAACGCGTGACAGCGGCCAGATAATCGGCGCACAGACGCTCGACGAATGCACCATCGACGAGTTCGCGTCCATACGAAAACGCACCCGTCACACGGCCATCGGGATGCTCGACGATATCGAGTTCGAGATCGAACACGACGCGATGACGCACGTCATTGAACTCGTCGACTTCGATGCCGTGCCACTCGCGGCTATCGCTTTGCGCCGGACGCAAGTAGTTGAACATCACCTGAAACAGCGGATTGCCGTTAGCTGTTCGCGACGCGCTCACCGAATCGACAACCTGCGCGAACGGCGCGGCCACATGCGCATACGCGCCCAGCGCAGCTTCGCGTACCGCGTCGATGACGTCGCGCGGCGAAGCCGATTCGCGCATCACCGTGCGCACGACGACCGCATTGATGAACAGACCAATCACGTCGTCGGTATCGCGGTCGCGAGTCGATGCAAGGACGCCGACGGCCTGATCGAGCGTGCCGATCTGACGCGCAAGCGCAACGTTCAGGACCGCGTGCAGCAGCATCGGCAAGGTAGCTTGCGTAGAGACGGCCAGCGCCTTCGCGCGTTCGATCGAATGTGCGTCCAGTTCGAATGCAATGCGGCCCGCACTCCAGTCAGGCGAAACGGGACGCGCCTGCGAAGGTTGCGGCAAACGCAGCGCCTCGACATCGCGCAACGCGTTGCGCCAGAAGTGCAGGTCGGCTGGTTTGACTTGCGTGCGCGCAGCGAATGCGGGCTTCATCGGCGACGTGTTCAACGGCTTGCCCGTCGCGCTCGCAAGATAAGCGCTCTGCACATCGTTGAGCCACACGTCGATCGACTGACCATCCGCGACGATGTGATGAATGACAATCGACAGTACGTGATCATCGTCGGCGAGACGGATCAGACGCGCGCGCCACAACGGCGCTTTGGCGAGATCGAACGGCGTGAGCGCGTCCTCGTCCGTCAGACGCGTCGCCGCTGCAATCCGCTCGTCCGTGGAAGCGAGTTCGCGCACGTCGACGACGGCCAGCGTCACGCGCTGGTGATCGTCGATCATCTGACGTGGTTCCGCAGCGCCTTCCGTCGACACGAGACGCGCACGCAATGCGGGATGCTTGCATGCCGCATGATCGAATGCGCTTTGCAGTGCGCTCACGTTCAGCACGCCACGCAGACGCAGCGCGACGGGAATGTTGTAAGCGGCGCTGTCCGGCTGCGCGCGCCACAAGAACCACAGCGCACGCTGCGCGTCGCTCAGTGCGAGATCTTTGACATCGTTCTCTTCCTGCGTATGGCGCGAGCTCTCGCGCACAGTAGCGCGCGGCGACTCCGCGACGCGCTGCGCGTACGCAGCGAGCGTCGGCGCCTCGAACAATGTGCGCACGGCAACATCGTGCGAGAGACGTTCGCTGACCCGCGTCGCCACGCTCACGGCTGCAAGCGAATGGCCGCCCAGTTCGAAGAAATGATCGGCGCGGCCCACACGCTCGACGCGAAGCACGTCGCACCAGATCTTCGCGAGCGCCGTTTCGATACCGGGCGCGGGCGCATCGAACGCGCGCTCGACGCGCACCGGCGCAGGCAACGCCGCGCGGTCGATCTTGCGGTTCGCATTGCGCGGCAACGCATCGAGCACGACGATGTGCGGCGGCACCATATAGTCCGGCAACGCGCGACGCAGATGGTCCGCGAGCGCATCGCCATCCACGCGCTTACTGCGCTTGCTCGCCTCTTCATTCAACTCGACATACGCCGCGAGCGCCGCATCCACGCCGCTGCCTCGCACGACGGCCACGGCGTCGCGCACATCGTCATGTGCCATCAGACGCGCTTCGATTTCGCCAAGCTCGATTCGCAAACCGCGCACCTTCACCTGATGATCGATGCGCCCCACGAACTCCAGCACGCCATTCGCGCGACGCCGCACGAGATCGCCCGTGCGATACAGCCGCGCGCCCGGCGCGCCGAACGGATCGGGCATGAAGCGTTCGGCCGTCAGCGCAGCGCGTGCGTGATAGCCGCGCGCAACGCCAGTGCCGCCCAGATACAGTTCGCCCGTCACGCCGATCGGCAACGGCCGCAGATTCGCATCGAGCACATGCGCGGTGCGCTCGCCGACAGGTGTGCCGATGGGCAGATACGCGGCATCGGCGATATCGGTCGCGTCTTCGTGCGCGTCGATCATCCATAGCAACGGCGTGATGACCGTCTCCGTCGGACCATATCCGTTGACGACGCGCACATCGGGAAACGCCTGCCGCAGCGCCGAGAAAGCTTCACGCGAGGTCGCTTCGCCGCCCACCGTCAGCGAGCGCAGCGAACGCGGCGCGCCATGCGCGCGGGCCCACTCAGCCATTTGCAATGCGTAGCTCGGCGGGAACGCAGCAATCGTGATCCGTTCGCTCGCGAGCGTTTCGCATGTTTGCGCGGGCGGCCAGAGCGCGTCGTCGGTGATGCGAATATCGACGCCTGCCGACAACGGCGCGAGCCAGCATTCGTGCGCACCGTCGAAATTGATCGACATGAAATGCAGCACGCGGTCCTTCTCGCGCATGCCGTAGCGCGTGACGATTGCCTCGCAGTGCATCGCGATCGACGCATGATCGACGACGACCCCTTTCGGTTTGCCCGTCGAACCCGATGTGTAGATCAGATACGCGGCCTGAGTCGGCGCAATCGACGGTGCGCTATACGCGATGTCTTCTTGCGCCGCATCGTCTTCCGCATCGATCAACCACACGCGCGTGCCGTGACGCAGCGGCAGCTTCGGCACGTGACGTCGTTCGGTGACGACATGCTCGATCGACGCGTCGTCGACGATATGCGCGAGACGTTCGCGCGGATGCGTCGGATCGAGCGGCACGAACGCGCCGCCCGACTTGAGAATGGCGAGCAGACCGACGAACAGATCCGTCGAGCGCCCAACTGCAATCCCGACCCGCACTTCCGCGCCGACGCCCGCCGTCATCATGCGAGCCGCGAGACGCGCGGCGCGTGCATCGAGTTCGGCGCGCGTGAGCGTCATGTCGGCGTCCATCACCGCGCTTACATCAGGCTTCTTTTGCGCGTGTTCCGCCAGCTTCACGTGCACCGGCACGAAGGGTGCACCGTCAGTTTCGTAGCTGTTCCATGCGTCGATCTGTGCGCATTCTTCTTCCGTCAACCAGTCGAGATCGCCGACAGGCACTTGCGACGAAGCGAGCGCGCTGTCGAGCAACTGCGCATACTGGTCCGCGATTCGCTGCACCGCCTGTGCGTTGAACAGATCGGCCGAGTAGACGAACGCTGCATCGAGCGCGCCGTCTTCGCGCTCCTCGAAACCCAGTGTCAGGTCGAACTTCGCATACGGTGCGCCGAACGG
This genomic interval from Paraburkholderia sabiae contains the following:
- a CDS encoding LysR family transcriptional regulator yields the protein MDRLDALRLFVEIAEAGSFSAAARKSTVSTSTVTLALQKLEEEVGARLIMRTTRRLAFTHEGQRFLDDARRVLADWDAAILSLREDGPLHGPVRLTASTDFGRTRVVPLLDKFMSLYPQVQVSLLLTDGVVDLVDQHLDLALRNGPLIDSRLKARLLLTGPRVVCAAPSYWATHGKPMHPSQLSSHNCLILERPDAPFTNWPFVVDGKQIAVRVSGNRVASDGGVLREWAVNGYGVVLKNRWDIYHELLSGRLETALDSYIGERVDLFAVYAGAVPSRRVGTLIDFIARELAVDDTLELHPLDSLRPL
- a CDS encoding NCS1 family nucleobase:cation symporter-1; this translates as MSTSPLFDAPHGVGDSIEQADSRLHNRDLAPVPHTRRTWTGYSIFAMWMSDVHSVGGYTFAASLFLLGISGWQVLIALTVGILIVYVLMNWVGKPSYMHGIPFPVMARVSMGVMGANLAAVIRGVVGIVWYGVQTYFASKAVATLLLLFIPASAALRNVSFLSLDGLGWVSFLFMWIFQLIIFQRGMETIRKFIDFCGPAVYVVMFALMAWILSQAGLGSLSLTLGGKTLTGSEQFAGMGNAVLLVVSYFAALLLNFGDFSRFAKSEHQMKVGNFLGLPVNFIVFAIITVIVTSGSASVFGSMIMDPVAIVAHIQNKVAVVIGSLTFIVATMGINIVANFVSPAYDLANLFPKHVDFKRGGLIASILAVVVCPWIFVDSPKAITIFVSVFGAVLAPLYGVMMADFYLIKKQQVQTAELYTMASTGRFYYDGGWNRVGVAALLLSGCISIGWELCTQLLHVLPENNFGWLIGAVAGALLYVFMMRAARRT
- a CDS encoding Lrp/AsnC family transcriptional regulator, producing MQARNRPLDNQDRAIMRALQKNARLSNAELAELVGMSTTACWNRTRQLETDGYIRGYVALLDQQKLGFADVVLIEVTLDRHDDDALARFGDELATLPEVLEAYLVSGEYDYLIKVAVDGTAGYERFLREKLYKISGIRHSRSMFALRCMKNIPSVQV
- a CDS encoding GNAT family N-acetyltransferase, translating into MNARVAFEELVPTPDGFALTAWPRDAAPEQLLPALAEVFCRDAKRQQVSLNVPFELDDHAAQAFVTRAIREGIVDTAAREGSTLRLTTSRATFWQQPSLWLAAPSSAGTPVRYTLHHNRRHPVRAPKPEGVVYRRFMPTVGMTFSLRTVNVERDTDIFHYWQNLDRVAHFWDFKGTREQHAAYLTEQCADPHVHPLIGCFDDVPFAYFEVYWAKEDRIAPFYDAGDFDRGLHLLVGNSDYQSTGKLRAWFNGILHYMFIDDPRTQRLVGEPRIDHTRHIAWMHRLGAYTLKEFDFPHKRAALVIVERETYFGQFGP
- a CDS encoding TonB-dependent siderophore receptor, encoding MEWVKGTQRRAIAAAASMTFFAAATGYAQAQQSPDNQNSAQGNAQSNATTDHATGTTLPAVKVQGAAAGDTEGFVAHRTSTATKTDTPLDEVPQTVNVVTAAQIEDQGATSINQALRYVPGFSSYGASTRSDWYTAIRGFTPSVFVDGLQVPNTLNLASWRVDPYQVESITVLRGPTSVLYGQGDPGSLVDIQTKQPTAERIREIELQIGTDARKQIGIDLGGKIDKEGTLTYRFVGVGRDGNMPTGPNADQRLMLAPSIKWQPTADTALTLYATYLRDNSDVSDNFLPASGTILPNPNGVISNDLYTGDGNFARYDKRQWSVGYNFEHHFNPVWTFRQNTRYMHLSLNNSTVYGGGLDPTDPTEASLTRYAGLFQPNYSRFDIDNQAQAKFRTGSIDHTVLVGFEYNRQLSTDSEQLALAPSLNMFNPVYIPVTSDIFSGPNSFGYSDTKTKLDSYGVYAQDQIKLTPRIVFTIGGREDWSRNTTTDTVANTEHRQNDHAFTYRVGAVYLGDYGLSPYISYATSFNPVIGVNPDGTPFEPTKGKQIELGLRWQPFNKNLMLNAAIYQINQTNVTTPDPNDPTGTFSVQTGEVRSRGIEFSAVGNVTRDLSIIASYAYQDVKNIKANDDSLNKWPVAIPLPRQTASLWADWTWHTGPLTGLGFGGGLRYTSYSAGASDNSLHVPGYTVYDAAVHYDISKWRFAVNATNIFNRRYVTGCQSAFACFYGNQRTVLATARYDW
- a CDS encoding lysine N(6)-hydroxylase/L-ornithine N(5)-oxygenase family protein is translated as MTQLMNQREHIHDLIGVGFGPSNLALAVRLAENGSAPAAHCFIERQPEFGWHRGMLLDDSRMQISFLKDLVTLRDPKSRFTFINYLFERGRLQDFVNLKNFYPTRIEFHDYLRWVASAFDDQVHYGESVTKIEPVADANDARTVAHLRVHSRDAQGKERHRLTRALSVGMGGVPQIPAAFEALRDAAVIHSSSYLTSIGDLVGDGTREMAQRKRVAVVGSGQSAAEVFIDLTRRFPHVDATLMMRAPALKPADDSPFVNEIFNPSFTDLIYSQPKDARRSLLDTFRDTNYSVVDRPLIEQIFELLYVQNVSGASRHRLLNNCAIESVREVQAVDGNEIEMRVRDRMDGDAAVERFDVVVLATGYRRDAHHTLLDPLAEALGKPVEQCEVARDYLLATPAHFQPRIYLQGCCEDSHGLSDTLLSVLARRADEIAGSLEAGNNDNSFAVQAQTGAQTGVSGGRMAFAL
- a CDS encoding GNAT family N-acetyltransferase, which produces MHADFTRDDMNMLKQPSLAAYLEGDAITVAEDGRAEGIVLHARWTREDGMHIVEWCKGISPLGQRRAILAALRAAFGASRDSKSIALDIGKLQRDALDALRYSGVLTLQNVCMRDAWAQQPDLWLTRAASAPVAALSYAMTDGARHPRRAPYVDGVVYARDVQEFGHRFTLRTASVAQDLEHLHAWMNEPRVNAFWGEAGTLDAHRAYLERVLSTPHMHPLIGAFDGEPFGYFEAYWAKEDRIAPFAASTDFERGLHMLVGDTRWRGAACVAAWLPSLVHYLFLDDPRTQAVVCEPRHDNVRMIDFLKQHGFSSIAHFDFPHKRALLMRVIREAFFDGRHL